The genomic window CCAGAATATTCCCCCACAGAAGGGTCGCCTTAGCCCATAGAGTGTAGAGTGTAAGAAGCACCAAAGGAACCACCGTAGCTACAAATAACCCAAAAGAGATAGTCGCGGCAGTGCCCAGAGCGTATATACCTAAGAGAAAGGCTAAAAATCGGCCTTGCCTAGGGGAAATATCTCCCCGCACTAAGGGGCGCTGCGGGTGACTAATGCAGTCGGCACGGTAATCATGGAGATCGTTTATGACATTACCGTAGGCAAGACTTGCCGCTGCACACGCCACACGAAAAAATAGCTCCCCGTGAGAGCCGTGGCCGGAGAGATACCATCCCACAGTCACGCCACCTACGGCCATAACCATATTTCCGGGACGCATCATCCGGAGAGCTCCACGAAGAGTACGGATCATGCCCAGAACCGTTCAGCCGACTCCACAGCCTGACGCATAAGTGTCATAATAGTCATGGGACCAACCCCGCCAGGGACCGGAGTATAGGCGGAAACACGCTCACGACACCCCTCTAAATCAATATCGCCGCACTTTTCTGCGGGGTGATACCCTGCGTCAATAACAACTGCACCGGAGGAGATCCAGTCAGCTTGAATAAATCGGGGAATACCCACCGCACCGACAACAATATCCGCAGCAGCAACCTTCTCTGCCAAGCCTTCTGTCTTCGAATGACAAATAGTTACCGTCGCATTCTGTGCTAATAACATCATTGCCAGAGGTTTTCCTAAAATGGGGCTTCGCCCAATAACCACAGCATCTTTTCCTGCAAGGGGGATTTCATAGTGAGAAAGCAGAGCCATGATTCCTGCGGGAGTGGCAGCACCAAAGGCAGATTCCCCCATGGCCATACGACCAAACCCATGGCATGTCAAACCATCCACATCTTTTTCGAGGCTAATTCTATCGAAACAGCGTCGCTCATCAATATGCTTCGGAGCTGGATGCTGAAGCATAATACCGCGTACTGCGGGGTCTGCATTAAGCTCATCAATGGTCTGAAGCAGTTCCTCCGTGGTTGTTTCTGCAGGCAGATGAATCCCCCGAGATACAAGTCCAACACGGGTACATGCAGAACCTTTCATTTTCACATAGGTGTGGGATGCGGGGTCATCCCCAACAAGAATGGTGGCAAGGGCAGGGGCATGCCCTTTGTTCACAAGCGTTTTAACACGGAGAGACAAATCAGCTTCAATCTCCGTAGCATATTTCTTCCCATCAAGAATGAGGGCCATGAATACTCCTTATTCAGATCACTAGTTTCAGAAAAATATATTACGGCAGTAACAAAAAAGAGGGGCGCATCAACAGAGCCATGTGAGAATCTTTTTTCTTTGACGGATATAGAAACATATATTGCTATTATACCTACACAAAGGAGCTATTATGCAGTATACACAATTAGGTTCAAGCTCTCTCCGTATCTCCTCAGTCTGTTTAGGCAGTATGACCTGGGGACTCCAAAACACCCAGGAGGATGCAGATTCTCAAATAGAGTACGCCCTCTCGCAGGGAATTACCTTTATTGATACCGCAGAGATGTATGCTGTTCCTCCCTCACCGGAAACGTACGGAAAAACTGAAACAATTATTGGAAACTGGCTCAAGAGAAATAGGGAAAAACGATCCGACATTGTACTGGCAACAAAGATTGTCGGCCCTGGACTTTCATGGGTTCGGGGAGGAAGTGTCTTAAACAAGGAATCCGTTATTGCGGCGGTTGATGCTTCGCTCGCGCGTCTTCAAACCGACTATATCGACCTGTACCAACTGCACTGGCCTCGACGGGCCACCCCACACTTTGGTAAACAGTGGCCGGGAAAGATATCCTTTTCAGAGGTTGATGTCGATGCAGAAAAAGCTCATATGCACGATGTGTTGTTGGGAATAGACGCGGTGATTCGTACGGGAAAAGTGCGATATGTTGGCCTTTCCAATGATACACCTTGGGGGATACAGTCTTATCTGGAGCTCGAAAAAGAGTATGGGCTTCCCCGTATCGTCTCAGTACAAAATGAGTTTAATCTCACCCACGCAAAAGACTGGCCCTTCCTGTTGGAACAGTGCAGACATGAAAACATAGCCTATCTTCCATGGTCTCCCCTTGCAGGAGGGCTTCTTACAGGAAAATATCACCGGGGGGCACGTCCTGAAGGTGCTCGCTGGAGCTTGAAGAAAGATTCAACCCCATTTCGTGATACTGAAGCTGCGCATCGGGCTGTTGCTGCGTACGGAGCAATTGCTCAAAAATATGGATACACCCCTGCCCAACTTGCTCTTGCGTGGTGTGCCTCAATTGAAGGGGTAACCGCCCCGATTATTGGCGCAACAACCATGGAACAACTCAAGGAAGATATCGATGCCTTCAAACGCCCCCTCTGCGATGAAGCACGTCAAGAAGTTGAAGAGGTTTTCCAGACATTTCCCGCCCCATACTAGGAGGAACAATGATACAAACAATTCCCCTTTTGACTGATAACTATGCCTACCTTATTTCTCACGGGCCACACCGGTATCTTCTAGATCCCGGCGAGGCAGAACCAATCCTGAAACTGCTCACAGAAGATCCCCAAGATCTTTCCGGAATAATTCTGACCCATTATCATATGGACCATATGGGAGGAGCTGCGACGCTATCACAGAGAACACACGCGCCGGTCTACGGTCCGGCGCCAGCTCCCTTTTCTTGGATACATCCTCTTCATGACGGTGAAACCCTTCCCTTGGGTAAAAACGAATTGTACTTCCTGTCTCTGCCCGGTCATACAAAAACATCAGGTGCCTATTATTCATCTGCTTCTGCCTCCCTTTTTACCGGCGATACCCTCTTTAGTGGCTCATGTGGACGAATTTTTGAAGGAACCTGTGAAGAAATGTTTCATTCCATGGAGCGCTTAAAAGCCATGCCGGAAGAAACGCGTGTCTATTTTGGCCACGAATACACCAGAAAAGTACTCCCCTTTGCCCGCACCATGGAGCCATCTAATAAAAATATCGTTGCGTATGAAAAAACCCTCCTTTCCTGCTCAACTCCCAGCACAATTGGCCGTGAAAAAGCAATAAACCCGTTTTTTCGCACAGACTCTCCTGAAATAAAAGAGCACCTCTCTCTTCCCGGAGCATCCTCGAAAGAGGTGTTTTGTGCCCTACGTCGGGCAAAAGATCGGTGGTAATAAAAAAAACACAGTAATTTTTCTCCTGTTATTGTACACTATTGGAGTGTACACACACGGGGAGTTGAGCTATGTATCTACACCGAATCCGCAGCGTGATGATATATTTTATTGTTCTTACAACAGTGTGGGGAAGAGATACCCTTACCGTGGGAGTACAGGATTTCCACTGTTATCTACCCTATTCGGCCTATGACGGAATGATCTTTTCCGGCTTTGAGCGCGAATTACTCGACCTTTTTGCCACAAAGAAGGGATACTATTTCCACTATACTGCCTACCCGATTAAACGTCTTGATCGAGCTTTTGTAGCTGGAAACATTGATATTCGTATTCCCGATAATCCATACTGGGCCCCGGAAATAAAATCTGAGGAGCAGGTTCTCTATAGTGCCCCCCTTGTATCCTATATTGACGGAGTAGTGGTGCAGCAAGGAAGAGACACCATATCTCTTAATTCCCTTGATACCCTTGGGGTTGTCCGAGGATTTACCCCCAAACCATACCTCCCCTCACTTTCTGAAGAAACAATCTATATCCACGAAAACAGCGATATTTCCGGGCTATTAAAACAAGTGGCACAGGGACGAATAGACGGAGCCTATATTAATGTGGCTGTAGCATATCACCACATGAAGCAGTGGGACCCTGAAGATCGTCTCGTTTTTGCACAAAACCTTCCCTTTGTACACAGTACGAGACATCTTTCTACAATTCATACCCCCCAAATAATTGATAAATTTAATACCTTTTTAGAAGAAAATGCCTCTGCAATAGAGCTTCTCAAAGAAAAATACCGGGTAGAAGAGATCTTTAAAAGAAAGAATGTACGCAACTAAGAGATCATACTGTATAAAAAGGTAACATATCACTTGCACAGAAAGTTACTGGAGACGCATATTTCCTAAAACACATATATGTTTTATAAACTATAGGTTCTATGAAGGCAATTACACTATCTCTAGGAAAAACAGATACACAATTCCAC from Chitinivibrio alkaliphilus ACht1 includes these protein-coding regions:
- the gloB gene encoding hydroxyacylglutathione hydrolase, with protein sequence MIQTIPLLTDNYAYLISHGPHRYLLDPGEAEPILKLLTEDPQDLSGIILTHYHMDHMGGAATLSQRTHAPVYGPAPAPFSWIHPLHDGETLPLGKNELYFLSLPGHTKTSGAYYSSASASLFTGDTLFSGSCGRIFEGTCEEMFHSMERLKAMPEETRVYFGHEYTRKVLPFARTMEPSNKNIVAYEKTLLSCSTPSTIGREKAINPFFRTDSPEIKEHLSLPGASSKEVFCALRRAKDRW
- a CDS encoding bifunctional 5,10-methylenetetrahydrofolate dehydrogenase/5,10-methenyltetrahydrofolate cyclohydrolase, with translation MALILDGKKYATEIEADLSLRVKTLVNKGHAPALATILVGDDPASHTYVKMKGSACTRVGLVSRGIHLPAETTTEELLQTIDELNADPAVRGIMLQHPAPKHIDERRCFDRISLEKDVDGLTCHGFGRMAMGESAFGAATPAGIMALLSHYEIPLAGKDAVVIGRSPILGKPLAMMLLAQNATVTICHSKTEGLAEKVAAADIVVGAVGIPRFIQADWISSGAVVIDAGYHPAEKCGDIDLEGCRERVSAYTPVPGGVGPMTIMTLMRQAVESAERFWA
- a CDS encoding aldo/keto reductase, producing the protein MQYTQLGSSSLRISSVCLGSMTWGLQNTQEDADSQIEYALSQGITFIDTAEMYAVPPSPETYGKTETIIGNWLKRNREKRSDIVLATKIVGPGLSWVRGGSVLNKESVIAAVDASLARLQTDYIDLYQLHWPRRATPHFGKQWPGKISFSEVDVDAEKAHMHDVLLGIDAVIRTGKVRYVGLSNDTPWGIQSYLELEKEYGLPRIVSVQNEFNLTHAKDWPFLLEQCRHENIAYLPWSPLAGGLLTGKYHRGARPEGARWSLKKDSTPFRDTEAAHRAVAAYGAIAQKYGYTPAQLALAWCASIEGVTAPIIGATTMEQLKEDIDAFKRPLCDEARQEVEEVFQTFPAPY
- a CDS encoding substrate-binding periplasmic protein, producing the protein MYLHRIRSVMIYFIVLTTVWGRDTLTVGVQDFHCYLPYSAYDGMIFSGFERELLDLFATKKGYYFHYTAYPIKRLDRAFVAGNIDIRIPDNPYWAPEIKSEEQVLYSAPLVSYIDGVVVQQGRDTISLNSLDTLGVVRGFTPKPYLPSLSEETIYIHENSDISGLLKQVAQGRIDGAYINVAVAYHHMKQWDPEDRLVFAQNLPFVHSTRHLSTIHTPQIIDKFNTFLEENASAIELLKEKYRVEEIFKRKNVRN